From a region of the Listeria monocytogenes ATCC 19117 genome:
- a CDS encoding QueT transporter family protein: MKMKILTVNAIIAALYVVLGMIVAPIGFMALQFRIPEIFNHLIVFNKKYFWGIIVGVFITNLFFSGLGWIDLVFGVAQSAISLLLMIGISKYVKGIIPRMIINTILFSLTMAIIAWELVIVFDLPFLITWATTAASEFIVMGVGIPLMYLLNKRLNFRKMID; the protein is encoded by the coding sequence ATGAAAATGAAAATTTTGACGGTGAATGCAATTATCGCTGCACTGTATGTAGTGCTCGGTATGATTGTTGCACCAATTGGGTTTATGGCATTACAATTTAGAATACCAGAAATCTTTAACCATCTAATCGTCTTTAATAAAAAATACTTTTGGGGTATTATCGTAGGTGTGTTTATTACGAATTTATTTTTTTCTGGATTAGGGTGGATTGATTTAGTTTTTGGCGTAGCACAATCGGCTATCTCGCTTTTACTAATGATTGGAATTTCTAAATACGTTAAAGGAATTATTCCGCGGATGATTATTAATACGATTCTTTTCTCGCTAACGATGGCAATTATCGCTTGGGAGTTAGTAATTGTTTTTGACTTACCGTTCCTAATTACTTGGGCAACAACAGCCGCAAGTGAATTCATCGTAATGGGTGTCGGGATTCCGCTAATGTATCTATTAAATAAACGGTTGAATTTCCGTAAAATGATTGATTAA
- a CDS encoding TetR/AcrR family transcriptional regulator codes for MNNYVKVHQPLNVDLRTQKTQTKLYTVLERFYVEGRTFESISIKDLCEQARVSRATFYRHHEEIIQVIEVQILRTMQYFSLEFDQIILTKENIQRLILRTIQKNPLLFQAIFWSRAENIFVDVVSGEILRISLLKEVSFSDSHFIPNYFARMILSLATEIQQSNKDYTNGQLVELIQEAARFLQK; via the coding sequence ATGAATAACTACGTAAAAGTGCATCAACCGTTGAATGTTGATTTACGTACACAAAAAACACAAACCAAACTATATACGGTTTTGGAGAGGTTTTATGTGGAAGGTAGAACATTTGAATCAATATCTATAAAAGATTTATGCGAACAAGCGCGAGTATCACGAGCCACTTTTTATCGTCATCATGAGGAGATTATTCAAGTGATTGAAGTCCAGATTTTGCGAACCATGCAGTACTTCTCTTTGGAATTCGACCAAATTATTTTAACAAAAGAAAATATCCAACGCTTAATCCTCCGAACTATTCAAAAAAATCCGCTTTTATTTCAAGCGATTTTTTGGAGCCGGGCAGAAAATATTTTTGTCGATGTAGTGTCTGGAGAAATACTTCGAATTAGTTTGTTAAAAGAAGTTTCCTTTTCAGATAGTCACTTTATTCCTAATTATTTTGCTAGGATGATTTTAAGTTTAGCGACAGAAATTCAGCAATCGAATAAAGACTATACGAATGGTCAATTAGTTGAATTGATACAGGAGGCAGCTCGCTTTTTACAAAAATAA
- a CDS encoding amidohydrolase family protein, translating into MKIITIEEHFESEVITNEINKVTGNLVSGQVSPEMFQYMQKELPSAAEMQDTEKRLAFMDQHGIDIQVLSYGNSSPQNLDPKISVALCKRANDELAKVIQQNPTRFAGFAVLPVGSPEDAAIELKRAVEELGFKGALVKGQFENKYFDNRFYYPIFEMAEKLDVPISFHPSFIPETITEQYFASDAWSDVVTGVFSSAGFGWHMDVGIQVVRMILSGIFDKLPNLKIITGHLGEMVPMFLNRMDNTLGHWTTLERKISDYYRTNVYVTPSGLLYQNEWKFLLNELDENHLIYALDYPFVKPENARTFLDTLDLTDEVKAKIAHENAEKLLHL; encoded by the coding sequence ATGAAAATTATAACAATAGAAGAACATTTTGAATCCGAAGTCATTACGAATGAAATCAACAAAGTCACTGGAAATTTAGTAAGTGGACAGGTTAGTCCGGAAATGTTTCAATATATGCAAAAGGAACTTCCTTCAGCAGCGGAAATGCAAGATACAGAAAAACGTTTAGCATTTATGGACCAACATGGTATTGATATCCAAGTACTCTCTTATGGAAATAGTTCTCCGCAAAACTTAGATCCAAAAATTTCGGTAGCTCTGTGTAAGCGAGCTAATGATGAACTAGCGAAGGTGATTCAACAAAATCCTACGCGATTTGCCGGTTTTGCTGTCTTACCAGTAGGATCACCAGAAGATGCTGCTATTGAATTAAAAAGAGCCGTAGAAGAACTTGGTTTCAAAGGTGCACTTGTAAAAGGGCAGTTTGAAAACAAATATTTTGATAATCGCTTTTATTATCCGATTTTCGAAATGGCGGAGAAACTAGATGTACCGATTTCGTTCCATCCATCGTTTATCCCAGAAACTATTACAGAACAATATTTTGCCAGTGATGCTTGGTCTGATGTGGTGACAGGGGTATTTTCATCTGCTGGTTTTGGTTGGCATATGGATGTTGGCATTCAAGTCGTGCGGATGATTCTTTCAGGTATATTTGATAAATTACCGAATTTAAAAATCATCACAGGTCATTTAGGTGAAATGGTGCCAATGTTTTTAAACAGAATGGACAATACACTCGGCCACTGGACAACGCTTGAACGGAAAATTTCTGATTACTACCGGACGAATGTGTATGTGACACCAAGCGGCTTATTATACCAAAATGAATGGAAGTTTTTATTAAATGAATTAGATGAAAATCATCTTATTTATGCGCTAGATTATCCTTTTGTAAAACCAGAAAATGCTAGGACTTTCCTAGATACGCTTGATTTAACGGATGAAGTAAAAGCAAAAATCGCTCACGAAAATGCTGAAAAATTATTACATTTATAA
- a CDS encoding DUF2316 family protein, whose product MTLSKEQIKATKSEFAENLALADLTIAEVAKELNTSEVKIERILNLKQRSLNDGWILRNYLLRKVAEVGKTPVPFTALSGDYHGYWFLDGEEIDSGILSIGNH is encoded by the coding sequence ATGACTTTATCAAAAGAACAAATCAAAGCAACAAAAAGTGAGTTTGCGGAGAATTTAGCGCTTGCGGATTTAACGATTGCCGAAGTAGCGAAAGAACTAAATACAAGCGAAGTAAAAATAGAACGGATTTTGAATTTAAAACAGCGTTCTTTAAATGATGGTTGGATTTTGCGGAATTACTTACTTAGAAAGGTAGCGGAAGTAGGGAAGACACCAGTTCCGTTTACGGCGCTCAGTGGGGATTATCATGGGTATTGGTTTTTAGATGGAGAAGAAATTGATTCAGGGATATTAAGTATAGGGAATCATTAA
- a CDS encoding winged helix-turn-helix transcriptional regulator: MTKVYNIGVEATLEVIGGKWKPVILCHLREGKKRTGELKRLIPNITQKMLTQQLRELEKSGVIVRKVYEQIPPKVEYSLSEYGESLSEILNKLCLWGENHVDLLLTKNEDIVLLKRD, from the coding sequence ATGACTAAAGTATATAATATCGGCGTCGAAGCTACACTAGAAGTTATAGGCGGAAAATGGAAACCAGTCATCCTTTGCCATTTACGCGAAGGCAAAAAACGAACTGGCGAATTAAAACGACTCATCCCCAACATCACACAAAAAATGCTCACACAACAATTGCGCGAGCTGGAAAAATCCGGGGTTATTGTCCGCAAAGTATATGAACAAATCCCACCAAAAGTCGAGTATTCATTGAGTGAATACGGCGAATCGTTGTCGGAGATTTTGAACAAACTTTGCTTATGGGGCGAGAATCATGTGGATCTTTTGCTCACTAAGAATGAAGATATTGTTTTGTTGAAACGAGATTAA
- a CDS encoding MFS transporter: MDMKKVNPNLTLLALAISAFGIGSTEFISVGLLPLISSSMGVSISTAGLTVSIYALGVMVGAPVLTTMTAKMNRKNLLLLVMLVFLIGNLVSAFAVSFGMLLTGRVVAAFAHGVFMSIASVIAADVVHPSKRASAIAVMFTGLTVATVTGVPLGTFIGQLFGWRMSFLFIVAIGVIAIIANFFLVPKNLSNGKSISFKAIGQLLVNKKIVMVLLMTAFGYGGTFVVYTYLSPMFSGMGYSTSMIVILLIVYGVMVAIGNTIGGHFANERPAKALFVMFSLQGITLLLLQFTSTNAIFGLMTIMLMGFFAFMNVSGLQLYVVQLAERYLPETVSMASALNISAFNVGIAVGAFIGGLVTEYIGLGYTPIVGFLMVFIAIILTFYMKKDK; this comes from the coding sequence GTGGATATGAAAAAAGTAAATCCTAATTTGACACTTTTGGCGCTAGCGATTAGTGCGTTTGGGATTGGTTCAACAGAATTTATTAGTGTGGGACTGCTTCCGCTGATTTCTTCTAGTATGGGTGTGTCGATTAGTACGGCTGGTTTAACTGTATCAATTTATGCGCTTGGTGTGATGGTTGGAGCGCCGGTTTTAACAACTATGACGGCGAAGATGAATCGTAAAAATTTGTTATTATTAGTCATGCTCGTGTTTCTGATAGGGAATCTTGTCTCGGCATTTGCTGTGAGTTTTGGAATGCTCCTTACTGGGCGTGTTGTTGCGGCGTTTGCGCATGGGGTGTTTATGTCGATTGCTTCTGTTATCGCTGCCGATGTGGTTCATCCGAGCAAACGAGCTAGTGCGATTGCGGTGATGTTTACAGGGTTGACGGTGGCGACTGTGACAGGGGTGCCGCTTGGGACGTTTATCGGGCAACTATTTGGTTGGCGGATGTCATTCCTGTTTATTGTTGCGATTGGCGTGATTGCGATTATTGCTAATTTTTTCCTCGTTCCGAAAAACTTATCCAATGGAAAAAGTATTTCATTTAAAGCGATTGGACAATTATTAGTTAATAAAAAAATCGTGATGGTGTTACTCATGACAGCGTTTGGCTATGGTGGTACTTTTGTGGTTTATACGTATTTGTCGCCGATGTTTAGCGGAATGGGCTATTCTACAAGCATGATTGTTATTTTACTTATTGTGTATGGTGTGATGGTTGCGATTGGGAATACGATTGGTGGGCATTTTGCGAATGAGCGCCCGGCTAAGGCACTGTTCGTGATGTTTAGTTTGCAAGGGATTACGTTATTATTACTTCAATTTACATCGACCAACGCGATTTTTGGATTAATGACTATTATGTTGATGGGATTTTTTGCCTTTATGAATGTGTCTGGTTTGCAGTTATATGTCGTGCAATTGGCAGAGCGGTATTTGCCAGAAACGGTGAGCATGGCTTCGGCGCTTAATATTTCAGCTTTTAATGTTGGGATAGCAGTAGGTGCATTTATTGGCGGATTAGTTACGGAATATATTGGTTTGGGTTATACCCCGATTGTTGGATTTTTAATGGTTTTCATCGCAATTATTTTAACTTTCTATATGAAAAAAGATAAATAG
- a CDS encoding BglG family transcription antiterminator gives MKLNQQCIQILDFLMEQEDFKNIGYISNALGCSERSVRYSLEKIDIFLHEQTLPALIRHTRKGVLLPEKNIVNPVVRKFKQQITPKKYRYSQEEVQQFLLLKLLLSEEVLPVTYFEEVLFISRSSVLNHLRAIEGELFLNNLDLSHQPRHGFLVTGNLITKTSLFARSFLRFINIREFYQFLDSENSLSKKGELFFYNLFELEILQEVNREAHSVEENMTRAMDEQLYLTLIAILLKQHEAKPDFQFTADFMIKDELDQALATIIGSLKQYQYGREDEAVIEAFVTGICEKMGEIYQVDFVHGDTDFFTQIKAHIKLMIRRVRAGVTIENPIFNEFMRDNREIFMRVKESLDALKPLLPISVSSQEISFLAIYFASEVQRNKQTVEMKPNLLIICPEGVAVSKMIAIQLKRMFEFESIQTIGLRKFKRAMMADFDFVISTVDLPDMQDAKVLRIHSYLQKEDMELLQKHLRMKLIKSDKQIINKFSKILAIIGENTQITNLSKLEFDLLEALISDEGETPKRLIPPFQFTEEAIVMEETCPTWRQAIKLGTKCLEHLEVIEPSYHEKIIHNLKAYGPYMVVAPGVVIAHAGASDGVLMDGIGVTIIEDGIMFFDRYEEPVHVIFTLALKTKEAHLIVEQLMKLALDEEKMQKIKMASSKRDIYHYVKSAIFE, from the coding sequence ATGAAACTAAATCAGCAGTGTATTCAAATTTTAGATTTTCTTATGGAGCAGGAAGATTTTAAAAATATTGGTTATATTTCTAACGCGCTTGGTTGTTCGGAGCGAAGTGTTCGTTATAGTTTGGAAAAAATCGATATTTTTCTCCATGAGCAAACATTACCAGCTCTTATCAGACATACAAGGAAAGGGGTGCTACTTCCGGAAAAGAATATCGTAAATCCGGTTGTGCGTAAATTTAAACAACAAATTACGCCGAAAAAATATCGTTACAGCCAAGAAGAAGTGCAGCAATTTTTACTGCTAAAACTGCTTTTAAGTGAAGAAGTGCTCCCGGTTACTTATTTTGAAGAAGTCCTGTTTATTTCCAGATCCTCTGTGCTAAATCATCTACGTGCTATTGAAGGAGAACTTTTTTTAAATAATTTAGATTTATCGCATCAGCCTAGGCATGGCTTTCTAGTGACTGGAAATTTAATTACGAAAACATCGCTTTTTGCTAGAAGTTTCTTGCGTTTTATTAATATCCGCGAATTTTATCAGTTTTTAGATTCGGAAAATAGCTTATCTAAAAAAGGCGAGTTATTTTTTTATAATCTTTTTGAACTGGAGATTTTGCAGGAGGTGAATCGTGAGGCGCATTCGGTGGAGGAGAATATGACACGTGCGATGGATGAGCAGCTTTACTTAACGCTAATTGCGATTTTACTAAAGCAGCATGAAGCCAAACCGGATTTTCAGTTTACAGCAGATTTTATGATTAAAGATGAGCTTGATCAGGCGTTAGCAACAATTATTGGGTCTTTGAAGCAGTATCAATATGGGCGTGAAGATGAGGCGGTAATTGAAGCATTTGTAACAGGTATTTGCGAAAAAATGGGTGAAATTTATCAAGTGGATTTTGTGCATGGCGATACGGATTTTTTCACGCAAATCAAAGCACACATTAAGTTAATGATTAGGCGTGTTCGCGCCGGAGTTACTATCGAGAATCCGATTTTTAATGAATTTATGCGCGATAATCGAGAAATTTTTATGCGTGTGAAGGAAAGTTTGGATGCACTCAAGCCGTTATTGCCGATTTCTGTCAGCTCTCAAGAAATTTCATTTTTAGCTATTTATTTTGCATCTGAGGTACAACGCAATAAACAAACAGTTGAAATGAAGCCAAATTTGCTGATTATTTGCCCGGAAGGTGTCGCTGTTTCAAAAATGATTGCGATTCAGTTAAAGCGTATGTTTGAGTTTGAATCGATTCAAACAATTGGCCTCAGAAAGTTCAAACGCGCGATGATGGCTGATTTTGATTTTGTGATTAGCACAGTGGATTTACCAGATATGCAAGACGCAAAAGTACTCCGGATTCATAGCTATTTGCAAAAAGAGGATATGGAATTACTGCAAAAGCATTTACGGATGAAACTCATCAAAAGTGATAAACAGATTATTAATAAGTTCAGTAAGATTTTAGCGATTATTGGCGAAAACACGCAAATTACTAATTTAAGTAAATTAGAATTCGATTTATTGGAAGCGCTTATATCGGATGAAGGTGAAACACCAAAAAGGCTTATACCACCGTTTCAATTTACAGAAGAAGCGATTGTTATGGAAGAAACATGCCCAACATGGAGGCAGGCAATTAAGCTTGGAACAAAATGTTTGGAGCATTTAGAAGTCATTGAGCCGAGTTATCATGAAAAAATCATTCATAACTTAAAAGCATACGGGCCGTATATGGTCGTTGCGCCAGGTGTTGTCATTGCACATGCGGGGGCAAGTGACGGTGTTTTGATGGATGGCATTGGAGTGACGATTATTGAGGATGGCATCATGTTTTTCGATAGATACGAGGAGCCGGTTCATGTCATTTTCACCTTAGCTTTAAAAACAAAAGAGGCACACTTGATCGTGGAACAATTAATGAAGTTAGCGCTGGACGAGGAAAAAATGCAAAAAATTAAAATGGCTAGCTCAAAACGTGATATTTATCATTACGTTAAGTCGGCTATCTTTGAATGA
- a CDS encoding PTS lactose/cellobiose transporter subunit IIA, producing MDIEKISFSLISLAGDSFSKLIEALQAAKESDSELVEQLLKEADDLMIEAHKVQTEMLIQETRGEQANFSVLLVHAQDTLMNTILASTLIREMIEMHQEIKTLRKEEEK from the coding sequence ATGGACATAGAAAAAATATCGTTTTCATTAATTTCACTGGCGGGGGATTCGTTTTCTAAATTAATTGAAGCATTACAGGCCGCAAAAGAATCAGATTCAGAATTAGTAGAACAACTTTTAAAAGAAGCAGATGACCTAATGATTGAAGCGCACAAAGTACAAACGGAAATGCTGATTCAAGAAACAAGAGGGGAACAAGCAAATTTTTCCGTTTTACTCGTACATGCGCAAGATACTTTAATGAATACCATCTTAGCATCGACTTTAATTCGAGAAATGATTGAAATGCATCAAGAGATTAAAACATTAAGAAAAGAGGAGGAAAAGTAA
- a CDS encoding PTS sugar transporter subunit IIB — translation MEINQLHVLLVCNLGASTGVMVTKMKEIAQNSEKLTNTDVKIEAHPAGELREHIEDFDVILVGPQIKHQLKHLSEIAAEYNKPIQVIDTKDYGTVNGANILKDAIILKLNK, via the coding sequence ATGGAAATCAATCAATTACATGTACTTTTAGTGTGTAACTTAGGCGCATCTACAGGGGTAATGGTTACAAAAATGAAGGAAATCGCCCAAAACAGTGAAAAGCTCACGAATACAGATGTGAAAATTGAGGCGCATCCAGCAGGAGAATTACGCGAGCATATTGAAGACTTTGACGTTATTTTAGTCGGTCCTCAAATCAAACATCAACTTAAACATTTAAGTGAAATTGCGGCGGAATATAATAAACCAATTCAAGTCATCGATACGAAAGATTACGGCACTGTTAATGGCGCAAACATTTTAAAAGACGCAATTATTCTTAAACTGAACAAATAA
- a CDS encoding PTS sugar transporter subunit IIC, with amino-acid sequence MSSKNKQSFMNRFIAFMEKYFEPVAARIEKQRHISSIKNGMIALISVLIIGSFSLIISAIGNMFPAGSVVKEFFVQNAAALNLPFQFTFGLLSIYAAITISYSHAKQMKVPVLHSVMAAVMVTLILNTKMVDGVLNTEFLDSRGLFIAIFAALISVELIGLFIRKNITIRIKGLPAGIATTFEAIIPLVVLLFSAVGLSILMQSVTSGQIIPEAFTTMLAPAINSIDTPYAVFLICFLEMLFWFIGLNGYAILIGFVLPFMTQYLGANAAAYAAGEPIPHVFAPNFWDYFMGFSGSGITGALVILALFSKSRELKAVGKVSVVPAIFTISEPVVFGLPICFNPYLFIPFVLGTPILAVGQWFVFHFGWVRPPIANVGGTPIPLAQYLATMDWRAIILIIFVLAAAVCMYYPFFKMYEKSLIKEEEVVSERQAAHDALDLDF; translated from the coding sequence ATGTCGAGTAAAAACAAACAATCTTTTATGAACCGTTTTATTGCTTTTATGGAGAAATATTTTGAACCTGTCGCAGCTAGAATTGAAAAACAACGTCATATTTCCTCAATAAAAAATGGGATGATTGCTTTGATCTCGGTTTTAATTATTGGATCATTTTCGCTGATTATTTCAGCAATCGGAAATATGTTTCCAGCAGGTTCTGTTGTGAAAGAATTCTTTGTTCAAAATGCAGCAGCGCTTAACTTACCGTTTCAATTTACGTTTGGATTACTATCGATTTATGCGGCTATAACAATTTCCTATAGCCACGCAAAACAAATGAAAGTACCTGTGTTACATAGTGTGATGGCAGCTGTTATGGTGACGCTCATCCTCAATACGAAAATGGTTGACGGGGTGCTTAATACAGAATTTCTGGATTCAAGAGGGCTATTTATCGCCATTTTTGCAGCGCTGATTTCTGTAGAACTTATCGGTTTATTTATTAGAAAAAATATTACGATTCGAATTAAAGGGTTACCGGCGGGGATTGCGACTACTTTTGAAGCAATTATTCCACTAGTTGTACTGCTATTCAGTGCTGTTGGACTAAGTATTTTAATGCAAAGTGTCACTAGCGGTCAAATCATTCCGGAAGCCTTTACGACGATGCTAGCTCCGGCGATTAATAGTATTGATACGCCTTATGCGGTTTTCCTTATTTGTTTCCTTGAAATGCTATTCTGGTTTATCGGCCTAAATGGTTATGCGATTTTGATTGGTTTTGTGCTTCCATTTATGACACAATATTTAGGAGCGAACGCGGCTGCATATGCGGCAGGAGAACCAATTCCGCACGTATTTGCGCCAAACTTCTGGGATTACTTCATGGGCTTCTCTGGTTCTGGTATTACAGGTGCATTAGTTATCCTTGCGCTATTTAGTAAATCAAGAGAATTAAAAGCGGTCGGAAAAGTGTCGGTTGTTCCAGCGATTTTCACAATTTCTGAACCAGTTGTATTCGGTTTGCCAATCTGTTTTAATCCGTATTTATTTATTCCATTCGTACTTGGGACGCCAATTTTAGCAGTAGGGCAATGGTTTGTGTTCCACTTTGGTTGGGTTCGTCCGCCGATTGCGAATGTTGGCGGTACACCGATTCCACTCGCGCAGTATTTGGCGACGATGGATTGGCGCGCGATTATTTTAATCATCTTCGTTCTCGCAGCAGCCGTTTGTATGTACTATCCGTTCTTCAAAATGTATGAGAAGAGCTTGATTAAAGAAGAAGAAGTTGTATCAGAACGCCAAGCTGCGCACGATGCACTAGACTTGGATTTCTAA
- a CDS encoding glucosamine-6-phosphate deaminase: MKLIINENEQLVAQTVSQRIIELVKEKPASLICIAGGDTPLLTIEAIIKANQTGEVDFSETQFVGLDEWVGLGRETKGSCIQTLYDAFFDRLKNVSSEQICFFDGKATSLTDECARVDKFIDDRGGMDFILLGIGLNGHIGFNEPFVPVDVNCHVVELDDVTKRVMSKYFDTDLPLTHGISLGMQQILAAKEIYLVATGEKKIDIVKQVVEKEPTVAIPATLVKDSNTTLVVDKIAASGVEA, from the coding sequence ATGAAATTAATTATTAATGAAAATGAACAACTCGTGGCGCAAACAGTGAGCCAAAGAATCATTGAATTGGTAAAAGAAAAACCTGCAAGTTTAATTTGTATCGCTGGTGGGGACACGCCTTTACTAACAATAGAAGCGATTATTAAAGCGAATCAAACGGGCGAAGTAGATTTTAGTGAGACGCAATTTGTTGGTTTGGATGAATGGGTTGGCCTTGGACGCGAAACAAAAGGTAGCTGTATCCAAACACTCTATGATGCATTTTTCGACCGTTTGAAAAATGTTTCTAGTGAACAAATTTGCTTTTTCGATGGGAAAGCAACGAGCTTAACGGATGAATGCGCTCGTGTAGACAAGTTTATCGACGACCGTGGCGGAATGGATTTTATTTTGCTGGGGATTGGACTTAATGGGCATATTGGCTTCAACGAGCCATTTGTGCCAGTAGATGTGAACTGTCATGTCGTGGAACTTGATGATGTAACGAAACGCGTCATGAGCAAATATTTTGATACAGATTTGCCACTAACACACGGAATTTCTCTTGGTATGCAACAAATTTTAGCGGCGAAAGAAATATATTTAGTAGCAACTGGCGAGAAAAAAATTGATATCGTGAAACAAGTAGTGGAAAAAGAACCGACAGTAGCGATTCCTGCAACACTCGTAAAAGATTCGAATACAACACTTGTAGTCGATAAAATTGCCGCGAGTGGGGTGGAAGCATAA
- a CDS encoding aldo/keto reductase gives MEKIIVNGRKNGQKIEIACSNLVMGAGDFLRADNMDFAGPVLDQYFEMGGNIFDTARHYRHSEKAIGAWMNMRGNRDSVIIQTKGGHPVREASDVPRVTPEAIHEDISVSLDTLQTDHVELFALHRDNPDVEVGPIMEAMHKEVEDGRVYAIGLSNWELPRIIEANEYAVSHGLTPLSFNSPNFSLAKVNRPRWENCVSASEEMIRWHEATNLPLFSWSSQAGGFFSGRFSEEDTRDTEMVEVYYSEANWERYSRAKQLANQKGCTPIQISLAYVLTQSFPTAAVIGPENATELQSSVAAAGIKLTASEVDWLDLKA, from the coding sequence ATGGAAAAAATTATCGTTAACGGCAGAAAAAATGGACAAAAAATCGAGATAGCTTGCTCTAATTTAGTGATGGGTGCAGGAGATTTCTTACGTGCAGATAATATGGATTTTGCGGGTCCAGTACTAGATCAATATTTTGAAATGGGTGGAAATATTTTTGATACGGCGCGCCATTATCGCCATAGTGAAAAAGCGATTGGCGCGTGGATGAATATGAGAGGAAATCGTGATAGTGTCATTATCCAAACGAAAGGCGGGCATCCAGTTCGGGAAGCAAGCGACGTGCCGCGGGTTACTCCGGAAGCAATTCACGAAGATATTTCGGTTAGTTTAGATACGCTACAAACAGATCATGTTGAATTATTCGCACTTCATCGCGACAATCCAGATGTAGAAGTGGGTCCTATTATGGAGGCGATGCATAAAGAAGTGGAAGATGGCCGCGTTTATGCTATCGGACTTTCAAACTGGGAGCTCCCGCGTATTATCGAAGCGAATGAATATGCAGTGAGCCATGGATTGACGCCACTAAGCTTTAACAGCCCTAATTTTAGTTTGGCAAAAGTGAATCGACCACGCTGGGAAAATTGTGTTTCGGCGAGTGAAGAGATGATTCGCTGGCATGAGGCGACGAATTTGCCACTATTTTCTTGGTCATCACAAGCAGGCGGATTTTTCTCTGGTAGATTTTCTGAGGAAGACACGCGCGATACGGAAATGGTCGAAGTTTATTATAGTGAGGCAAACTGGGAAAGATACAGTCGTGCCAAGCAACTAGCTAACCAAAAAGGTTGCACTCCAATCCAAATTTCGCTTGCTTATGTATTAACGCAATCATTCCCGACAGCCGCTGTCATCGGTCCGGAAAATGCTACGGAACTTCAATCTTCCGTTGCAGCGGCCGGGATTAAATTAACAGCGTCTGAGGTTGATTGGCTGGATTTAAAGGCATAA
- a CDS encoding sugar phosphate isomerase/epimerase family protein, with the protein MNIKEKIAVQLYSVRKEMERDLEGTLRKMHEIGFRYVQLDGMRGNDPSEVRRLLQKYELKVIGMHIKHDRFMNDLDGIIEEAYFFDCKTVFDKYIEEEDQTTAGYTATKAALINAAEKLHPLGFRIGLHNPEYDFNECIHGRRVMDYITDPVDGICIYAEPDTYWIRAAGHDETEFIKRYSGRAPIVHMKDFVSGFELEDMDNNLVEIGQGEVDFRAIIEWGEANGVEYYCIEQDRSKRAMFETLEASYQYLLQL; encoded by the coding sequence ATGAATATAAAAGAAAAAATAGCAGTCCAACTTTATTCTGTACGAAAAGAAATGGAGCGCGATTTAGAAGGTACGCTCCGGAAAATGCATGAAATCGGCTTTCGATATGTGCAACTTGATGGTATGCGTGGCAATGATCCAAGCGAGGTACGTCGTTTACTGCAAAAATATGAGTTAAAAGTGATCGGCATGCACATCAAGCATGATCGTTTTATGAATGATTTGGATGGCATCATTGAAGAAGCTTATTTCTTTGATTGTAAAACTGTTTTTGACAAATATATTGAAGAAGAGGACCAAACGACAGCGGGCTACACGGCAACAAAAGCGGCGTTAATTAATGCGGCGGAAAAACTACATCCACTAGGTTTTCGCATTGGTCTTCATAATCCGGAATACGATTTCAATGAATGCATTCATGGTCGCAGAGTGATGGATTATATTACCGACCCAGTTGACGGTATTTGTATTTATGCTGAACCTGATACTTACTGGATTCGCGCAGCTGGACATGATGAAACAGAATTTATTAAACGCTACAGCGGCCGCGCGCCGATTGTGCATATGAAAGATTTTGTGAGCGGTTTTGAACTAGAAGATATGGATAATAATTTAGTCGAAATAGGGCAAGGTGAAGTGGATTTTCGCGCTATTATTGAATGGGGCGAAGCAAACGGAGTCGAGTACTATTGCATTGAGCAAGATAGATCCAAACGAGCTATGTTCGAAACACTAGAAGCCAGTTACCAATATTTATTGCAGCTATAA